The sequence ATTCAGTTTtactatttcaaaaattacaccaatattgTATGCTCAGcgagattttattttggttttggcAGAATATGGTTTCAGAACaaaatagggttgaggttctctatcaagacagAGAGATGATTCAGCTTCATTCTTAGAATCTAACACTATcagctcaggttcaggacgaggcttgggtgtgtagttgcagtcacggagcaattgctcatgtgatgcagaatctggaaggtcagatacagaaggattattttgagaggtagaaggaatgggttcatagtttgcatgagggggaggttgagaagtggatatatttatgtgaggtggaaagagagtttgaaggggttggatatcaagaacaAGGGTTTCAAGGGAGTGGTCAGAAGTAACATTGGTTTTGGGTGGAGAGGGAGGAATGAGAACGTTTGTGATAGGTGAAGGAGAATGGGTAAGAACATTGGTTtggggaggagaaggaggtgtgagaacatgggtgATTTGAGGTGATACCGatggggctgtttctggttgattttctggttcaggggtgtGAGCAACATTTGTTGGTGTAAATTTTGAACATAAAACAGAAACAGGAGCAGGTTCAGAAAGATGTATACCTTTAGACATATTCTGAATAGCTTCAAACTCAGCCTCAAGTCTTTtctgcttcttgttcttcttctcttccacgATCTTTGCctttccaagagaaatttctcttcttctggcagattccagtctTTCTTTCTCTCTATCCACAGCTTCTTGACCTTCAACTTCTTGAGTTGCTGGTTCTTGATTTActtcttcttgctgattcacagcttctggaaTCGCTTCTTCTTCCTCCGAGTCTTCtatgattaattttctttttcttttcttcttcttttccacTTCCTTACCATCTTCCACGTTCTTATTCTTcatctttatcttcttcttcttctttctctcagtACCTTCTTGatcactatttttattttcaactacaatagcctgaacttcttcagcaataacttcttcttcagcaacattctcaacaacaacagcagCAGCTTCTTCTTGGACTTCCTTCTCCTGGTTAATAGAAAGATGATCAAACTTAcgttttgtccttctttctttcttgGCAACAACttctggtgcagcttctgaaacatcttctgaaactGCTGGCCtggaagtagaagttttcttccGACTAACTTTAGCAGGAACATCTTTGTCTTTATCTTCCTTGAGAGAGTTAAGATATTTAGTCCTAacttctggcagctcacttctgaagaaagattcaaactcagcaagaacatgatctcttctgcttctttctCCTAGGAGAGGTTGAGGATTGACTCTAACAGCTTGaatgagattcatctttctcaaggtgtgagcattcaagcaacttcctgTATCAGCAACAAGATCCTTGATAACTCCTTGAGATTCCAAGTCTTCAACAATCTTGGGATGAATCAGAAGATTTGTaattattcttccaaaaggaataatattacccTTCTTtattctgaaagcgtttctggaatcccttacagcattccacatatgattgaatattatgtagataatatcaaccttcttctgagtggctaTGCAGTACAGAATATATTGCTGCTCTTTGTTGACAAAGTCTGCAGAATGGGttgatttcctgtgatagaaacaccctagaagaatcttggtccagatattgtagagatccttcatgtccttgacacgctTTGTTTTCTTCACATCTGTATAAAGAGTAGCCAGAACAGCTTCCCAATCTGCTCATTGATCCATTTCATAGACACCATcaggatttcttagatcaaacatcattcttaggatgttctcagtaacaacaacaaatcttccatgaacaaacgaTAAGATTGATTTAGGAGCAACgacagcatgcacccaaaattcttttactagttctgggtaaacaggtccacagaactcagagaatagagaagtccatccttgaaacaaCATATCCTCTTTTAGATggaactcatgttcttcaagactatcaaagtccaCCGTTAATTCACAAATTACTTCTAACTCATTTCTGGGAATGGAGCAAGAGATAACGGGGAcaatttgttcttcttcttcttgaagatgtagaGGAACAGAGGAACCAACGTTGAGAGAagatgaagcagccattgaaacaaaaCTGAGATTACTTGAAGCTTTTCTGGGTTTGcgtttagggttagagaaaagagCAAAGaggttgcagaaatgcatgcaagaagagagagagtgggagcaaaaaagataaacgttatgatttgaaatgtatttatagaggcggatttgaaaaagaatgcaataaaattatgagaatgaacagttacagaatcactTGAAATCAAAtgtattaaatgatgagtgacgttaggtgagagaacgtggtaactgaaatgatttacacagttacctagggcggcgtcccatcagtttcactcacgcttttaccaaccgtgtaaacacgtgttcaccatcagaaaacacttgatgacagctgtgttgcattGTATTTGCTTCTGTTGAAGaatagaacttctcatcttctaattCTGATAATTGATTCTGActatcattctttagaaatgatatagttctgataggatcatctttctttccaagaatcagatcttctgagtgagcagaggtgagtctagaagatcttctaaatgctggctcttcagaaattctgagattctctaaagatgcagcaacttgatcttctgatcctttgcttctgagatcttcagcttctgatactttgcttcttggttctacagcttctgatatatcaatatctatatctgcaaaattctcaaactgctttggcttttcaagaccaagcttatcatcaaatctgatattgattgattcttctacaaccaatgtttcagtattgtatactctgtagcctttagagcgttcagaaaaCCCAAGAAGGAAaaatttttgtgccttagaatcaaacttaccaagatgatctttagtattcagaatgaaacacacacatctaaaaggatgaaaatatgaaatgttgggctttctgttcttccacaattcataaggagtcttatttagaataagtcttatagagattctattctgaatataacatgcagtatttattgcttctgcccagaagtgctcaaccatattggtttcattgatcatggttctggccatttcttgtagagtcctattctttcgctctacaactccattttgctgtggagttctagggcaagagaaatcatggacaatgccattttctttgaagaactcctcaaagaatctgttctcaaattcgccaccatgatcacttctgacctttatgattttgcactccttcttagattgaatctgagtgcagaattcaaagaacactgaatgagactcatccttgtgttttaataattttacccatgtccagcggctataatcatctacgatgactaatccatatttcttccctctgacagatgctgttttgactgggccaaacagatcaatgtgcagaagttctaacggcctagaggaagagacaaaattcttagatttgaatgcaggtttggagaacttgcccttctgacatgcttcacaaagagcatctgatttgtatttcagatttgggagacctctgaccagatttagtttgttaatctgagagatctttctcaaactagcatgtcctaatcttctgtgccagacccattgctcttcagaaacagacataaggcaagtcaccttatccttctcaagatcagaaagatcaatcttttaaatgttgttctttctcttgcctgtaaataggattgagccatccttctgacttacagccttgcaagacttttgattgaagattatgtcataaccattgtcacttaattgacttatggacaataagttatgcgctaatccttctacaagaagtacgttagatatggaaggagagttaccaatacttatggttccagagccaattatcttgcccttctgatctcctccaaacttgacttctccaccaggcttaagcaccaggtcttggaacatagaccttcttcccgtcatgtgtcgcgagcacccagagtccaggtaccatgatattttgtgctttgtcttctttgctgccaaggatatctgcaacagaaattatcttctccttaggtacccataacttcttgggtcctttcttgttagttttcctcaagttctgattgaacttgggtttagcataataaacaacaggaggaacaacatgatattctttaggtttggcagcatgatattttctaggttgtgtcacatgcttcttggtgtgtgtagcatgaaagcttttggcatgtgaagtgagcctaatatcatgtgagtggccatatttgaactgatcatacaatggcttgtatgtgattttcatatcatctacaggttcaaatttgtgtggggtatcaccctcatagccaacgccaatccttttgtttccagaaacaccatatatcatagaagcaagatgacttctgccaatacttctagataaaaactttctgaagctcgagtcatattctttcagaatatgattaagactaggaatggatttttctgattcagaaggagatccaatatttttggataattttaaaactttttccttcagttcggaattttccacttccagcttcttagtttcagaatcaaatagctttttcagctttttgtatttgatactaagatgagccttgagttccagaagttctgttaaactggaaactaactcttctctagatagttcagaaaatacctcttcagaatctgattctaatgtagattccgatccatcatcaactgtggccatcagtgcaatgtttgcctgctcgccttcagagtatgattctgattctgaatcatcccatgttgccataagacctttcttcttatgaaacttcttcttgggattctccttctgaagttttggacactcattcttgtagtggctaggctcattgcattcatagcatgtgaccttcttcttgaacttcctttgcttgctcttccagagttggtttacccttctggagatcatggacagttcatcttcttcttctgattctaattcttcagaatcttcttgttcagcctgaaaagcgttagtgcattttttataattagattttaatgcaatagacttacctttcttctgaggttcattagcatccagctctatttcatgactcctctgagcactgatcaattcttcaagagaaacttcattcagattcttggcaatcttgaatgcagtcaccattggaccccatcttcttggcaagcttctgatgatcttcttgacatgatcagccttggtgtatcccttgtcaagaactcttaatccagcagttaacgtttaaaatcttgaaaacattctttaaatgttttcatcatcctccatcttgaaggcttcatgagtcattttcaatgattcatatatatcataggcagtttccgtgttagatatcttctcatattcagcatgagagatagcattcagcaaaacagtcctacacttgtgatgatttttgaattgcttcttttgatcatcactcatttcttgtcttgaaagCTTTACACCATTAGCTttaactggatgtttgtaaccatccaccagaagatcccataagtcaccatctagaccaagaaagtaactttcaagtttatctttccaatattcaaagttttcaccaacaaatactggtggtctagtataaccattgttaccatttcccttatgttgctcagcagagccagatgtagatgtaggtgttggatcttcaccagccatcttgacttaagcgtttttctcttcctgaatcttttctaaacacggttaagtgcttgcaccttagaaccggcgctctgatgccaattgaaggatagaaaaacacttagaagggggggtttgaataagtgtagctttaaaacttgtaagataaaaataatttgcacaatgatttttatcctggtttgttgttaactaaactactccagtccacccccttggagtgatttacctcacctgaggatttaatccactaatcacacaagattacaatggttttccacttagataacctctaagtctaatagagtatcctgatcacaacctgatcactctaggaacataatgcttagataccctctaagactttctagagaatctgatcacaacttgatctcctctagttcttacaaaattaatgtaaacaaattcttataagagttacaatacttcttaataagctattatcacaactgtgatttttctcttaagtttaagcttaatctcactaagatattacaacagtaatgaagtgaggttgaagatgaagtttgagagcttttgaatttgacagcatttctgtatgtttgcgcaaagtgttgttttcagcttctcatcagaacttctatatataggcacttgagaagatgaccgttgggagcatttaatgcgttgcgtgatccgtacagcattgcatttaatgtttcactttttgtcaactacctcgagacttgcttttgctgcatctactgacattgccgttaatagcttctaacgttccttttgtcagtcagagtagcctgctatcctgtacttgcttctgatctgatgtttgtgtgaacaacgtttgaatttcatcagagtcaaacagcttggtgcagagcatcttcttgtcttctgaccttgaagtgcttctagcgtgataccatgagaacttcagtgcttctgcttctgatctcaagttcttctgatgcttcaatagaccatgttctgattctgcttgaccattttctgatgtcttgccagagcatgttctgatgttgcatgctgaaccttctgagtcagtgcttcttgcgctgattttgtacatactctttatgtgattcctgaaatgaaaattgcataggattagagcaccacattatctcatacaaaattcatatacattgttattatcaaaactaagaatattgatcagaataaatcttgttctaacaaaaaggTGAAGCAAGTGATGTAGTTCATGATGTTGGAACATACTATGTTAGCATAAAAATATCAATAACAGTATTCATAGTCTATAATTGAAATTAACAAAGACAATATTTGCTCACAGTATGGTGTTAAGAATTGTTAAATTTTTAAGTGATTAAGGAGGTTTCTAACCCCCGCAATATAACACATTTTTTTTGCAGTCTCTACAGaaaaaaaggtctcctgccacacccagaaaaccgaggctatatgcaaaataaccgtggcgtaacgcttaggccacggtttggccacagaaatccaactgtggagtatgcggtcgtggcctaaagtaaagtccacggttttttggtatagaccacgccttttttacaACCGTAGCTTTTTTaagccacggtttaggtagcttgattaaggccgcggtttgtatttgccatgactgcaaaactgtggctatatggtaaagcaACGATTTCATTTTAACGTTTACGACACAGTattagttcaagatatagccacggtttggttatgaccacctatttaaaaccgttgttatagTTATActttctaaaccatttatcttgccacggtttatttctatatcattacataaatatgtcattatatatatatatatatatatatatatatatataaaattaacaataatattgatgattagaatttaattaattacaaaTAAATTAACATTAAGGTCAAAAGTAAGTTTTTTTTGTAGTGCCACTAATAATAGTTGGATACTAAGTTTTGATGTCatcccaaattcaaaattcaaaacaaccaTGGGATTCAAAACAAGAGCAAAATTAAACACAAGTTTCTCTCTCAGAGTCATCCCAAAATAACCAAAAAAGTTCTAAGACATAGCTAGCTAGATAATATAAAACACAACTATTCTTCTTGATCTTCTCCACCATCTTTGGCACAACCTTCTTCCACATCTTGAGCACAAccttcttccacatcttcatgATCATCACAAGCTTCTTCCATATCTTCATCACAATCTTCTTCGTCTCCACCCTGCAATAAACATCATTCCAAACATCATTCAGCATTCTATGATTTGATTATCCTACCAAAATAAGTTGTCTATTTGAGGTAgcattaaaagaaaattaaatcacTACAAATCTGCAGCAAAGGGAAATTCGTCACCTATCAAATTGCAGCGACTTGCATATAATATAAATCTTATATTGGACAAAATAGTCTTCATGACAGACACATATTCCATGAGGATGCTCATTCTTTCAAAAGGCAAGATTCACATTAAGTTATCATAATGGGATATATGCACCAAttcaattcaaatttcaaaattaggATATAAATATGCAAATAATTCTAAATTAGGATATAATTCAAATTTCAGAATTAGGATATAAACACCAATCAGAAATAGGATATAAACACCAATCAGAAATATGATATAATTCAATTCTAAATATGCAactaattcaaatttcaaaattaggATATAAACACCAATCAGAATTAGGATACGTTGGATCCTTAACTTGATAGTTACTTCAATCATCAttctattttcttgattttttaggATATGCTGATGGATCCTTTGACAGTGGAGGATAGCTTTCGATTTCATTGGCTGCTGACTCCTGTCTAACTAGACTAGTTAGAGTTAGCTATGAAAGCAATGTTACATAGAAGACAATAACTCTTACACCAGATTATGGTAATTTGAGTCATTGAATTTGTTAACTATAATGTACTAGTGTTTTCGTAACTGCGGTTCTGGTTCTGCTCCAAACATACTTGACTAGAGTGCCTTAAAAATTAGACACTTTCGAGGAATCGAATTCCAACTAGATCAACTTACAGCatgttgtttaagttttattCCAAACAAACTGAGAAAAAAAAGAACATTGGCATTTTCCATTGCCATAACACCACATTTGATCAAAAACAACCCATATGGATAGCTTTCAACTTTTTTAAAGGCATGTAGAGGTAGTTAAACTGGAGTGAAGCAGTTTAAAGCATTGATTAAGTTGCAAGCTTGAAATCAacattcaaatatattttttgttcGTTTGTGGCAAACTAAATATATAAATACCTTGCATATATGGCTTCTGCTTCTACATCCTCTACATCTTCTTCATCATTATCATCCTCATCCCCATCAATCTCAAACTCACCAGCCTATATAAATATAACGAAAGTGTTTCAAAACCAATTAACGAGAAATATGGAAATAACAAGTTAACAAGCAGTCAAGCACTGAACCAGATAAATATCATGAAGAGAAATCAAGCAAAGAACAATCAATTTTACCTTCTCAAGGTCATCATCTAACAGCAATAGAGCACCTGATTCCAAGAGGTTTATATGGATATTCTGGAGGAAACTTGATtttcccatagtaaaaaccaccTAAAAATCCGCAGATAAGATTATTAAAACAGCCAACCTGTCTAATATGCATCGGACGCTCTCCCATTGCTGAACAGATGGCTGCAAGTTCAGCCTCACAATCCGCAATTGCATGTCTCTTTCAAATAGTCGGGCAAATATGTTCAAATCGGCCATTCCAAACAAGCCTTAAAACTAAAAGCAGAATGTCAGTCATCTATACAACATACAATAAAATATAACCACATCAGTCTAAGAAACCAGCAACATCACCTCCTAAAACCCATAACAGAAAACTAGTGAGAAGGACTTGAAATTGAACATCACTTCGGTTGTGCTGCAAATGGGATCCCACTACAAATGCATTTTCTTGAAGCTTTTCCTTCTCTATTACTTTTAAAACAGCCAATCCTGCAGCTGTACAAACAGGGTTTCCACCAAAGGTGTTAAAGTAATTTCTTTGAGTCAAAGCCTTTGCAATCTCAGGAGTAGTTACAACAGCACCGAGAGCAATGCCATTTCCAATACCCTGCTCACTACAGGAACTCATTTATTTAGATATGGATGCATATCTTTAGATATTAATCTCATTTTAAACCTTTGATGTGATACTGGACTATAAAGGAACTCATTTCTTTATTGGTGCCAAAGAATTGTAATTTATAAAATACATATACATGTCAAAACTGTATTTCCACCTCATTCACATCTTTTTGATAACACTATTAATGGTTAAAAGATACACGTAGTATTGTAGCAAAATTTAGGGAATGGTTGGACCACATTAAAGTAATACAATATCTCATCTAAACTAATTGTAATGTGAAGTCTAGATTAAACATATGAATATCTTTCTAATACACTTTAATTCATCCCAACCTTCCACCTAATTTGTAGTCAAATGTTTCTGTTAAGGTACCTaccaacaaataaataaataaatacactcTAAGAAGTTCTTGAAAAGTCTCATTCATAGGACATTAACAacatgaaaagaatgagaaagggatatATCCATATTTAACTGCAATTCACTTGTTAGATCTAACTGAAAACACTTAATATTCAAAGCCTACAAATTATGTTTTTAATACAACAAACATATCGTCTCACTTGTATACTCTTTGACAAGGATAGTGTGTTGAATTTGATACAAGTTTCTGCAGAGGGAGCTTGTTCTGCTGGAAAAGTTCTGTGTACATGagtatttgtataattgttgaaGATGTTCTGTTAACACACACCATTCAAATTCAACCTCTAAAGATTGAGAAGATGAGAACAGTTATCAGAGTTTGTAAAATGCAATTTTAATTCTGTTATTAATATAACTAACAATTCCAACTCTTGTTTTCTTGACATCTCGACAGGCTAAATCTAATCACATTCTTAGTtatatctctttttcttttcaattttcagaCACAGCATCTAATATATACAACATTCAATTGTTGAAACCAACATACAAACCATGAATTCGAAAGTAATATTCAATCACCGGTACATACATATAGAGTCACACAAATTTCATTCACACTCATATACATACAGAGTCGCGGCTAAACACTTACCAGAAAAAGAAGAAACGAAGATGACAGAAACACAGCAACACGACGGCAGCAACACAAGCGGGTCCCTACAATACATTAACACACACATCAATACAACCGTAACAAAACAACAACACTTGCAGCAATCGGCGGTGCACAACAATGCAAGCGGCTGTGCACAATAATAGGACCGGACCTCTGGTGCACAGAAACAAGACCTGCCCGGCGACGTGCGGTTCTTCGTTTCGATATGATTAGGTTTACTGCAGAGAAAGTTTAGGGAGAAACAGAGAAGATTAGGGTTTAATGGAGGAGACCCGTAGATGAAGAGAGGAAGAAACGGTGGAAGAGAGAAAAGGGTTTAACGAAGAGAGGAAATGGAGGAACCCAACCCAAGTCAAGCCAACCTATAGCCAAATTCCTATATTCGTATTTCTGACCATTTTCAAATGTCCGGCATTAATTCTTCCAAGATGTTTCAGCAAGTGGCTGTAATGTTACACTACTACTTTTTACCTCCAAATACAACAATAATAACCAAAACAGGAAGTCAGTAAAAACATCAAGCTTACAATAGTCCTCTGTCCTCCTGATGGCCAGTTATAGAATGATTTCAAACATTATACATATCAGCAAAAGATGCAGATTTGAGTGTCATAGTTTTCTTATGAAGGCGGACTAAAATTACAAACAAGAACCAGAGAGTGAGCATGCAATCAACTACACGAGGAAAAGTTTGTTAGATTGCACTGAAGAAAGTCTCCTATACCTGGGACAAACAACTTTGACAAGTTAAGCTGCTACAAAGAATCCCGTCAAAGGGTCCAAAATAGAGGCGGTGCCATCTCTCTGGCTCACTCTGCCAATCCCTCTGTATTGGAGTAAGAATTCTA is a genomic window of Vicia villosa cultivar HV-30 ecotype Madison, WI unplaced genomic scaffold, Vvil1.0 ctg.001476F_1_1_1, whole genome shotgun sequence containing:
- the LOC131635394 gene encoding uncharacterized protein LOC131635394, translating into MADLNIFARLFERDMQLRIVRLNLQPSVQQWESVRCILDRSQQPMKSKAILHCQRIHQHILKNQENRMMIEVTIKVETKKIVMKIWKKLVMIMKMWKKVVLKMWKKVVPKMVEKIKKNSCVLYYLASYVLELFWLFWDDSERETCV